The following proteins are encoded in a genomic region of Candidatus Methylospira mobilis:
- a CDS encoding RecB family exonuclease, producing the protein MTEITVRASSWAGLFDCAMKWEGVHLLGMKNTIGLRAALGTAIHAGTAVFDQARISGDSLTIDDAAGVLVDKLRDPENEYDPARDDLSVKDAERIGISLLSKYCAEVAPNYDYVSVEMETKPLVIDCGSDIHVRLTGTLDRARVHKHKDGAIGITDLKSGSNAVQKKAAVTKGHGAQIGTYELLFEHSTGTEISAPGEIIGLKTKGTPEIGYGEINNAKRVMVGTEDQPGLIEFAADMFRTGRFYPNPKSLLCSEKYCARYKSCPFKEE; encoded by the coding sequence ATGACTGAGATAACTGTTAGAGCGAGTTCATGGGCTGGTCTGTTTGACTGCGCTATGAAGTGGGAGGGCGTTCATCTTCTTGGAATGAAAAATACAATCGGCCTGCGCGCCGCGCTGGGAACCGCTATCCATGCTGGGACCGCTGTTTTCGATCAGGCGCGTATCTCCGGCGACTCGCTAACCATAGATGATGCAGCCGGCGTGCTGGTTGATAAGTTGCGCGACCCGGAAAACGAATACGACCCAGCGCGAGATGACCTGTCAGTAAAGGACGCGGAGCGCATCGGTATCAGTCTGCTATCGAAATACTGCGCCGAGGTTGCGCCAAATTACGACTACGTGTCGGTTGAGATGGAAACGAAGCCGCTGGTAATCGATTGCGGCTCGGATATCCATGTCAGGCTGACCGGGACACTGGATCGGGCGCGCGTGCATAAACACAAAGACGGCGCTATCGGCATAACCGATCTGAAGAGCGGATCGAACGCGGTGCAGAAAAAGGCGGCAGTCACCAAGGGCCATGGCGCGCAGATCGGAACCTACGAACTGCTGTTCGAACACAGCACGGGAACAGAAATATCGGCTCCGGGTGAAATCATCGGCCTGAAAACGAAAGGTACGCCGGAAATAGGCTACGGAGAAATCAACAACGCAAAGCGCGTAATGGTCGGGACCGAAGATCAACCGGGATTGATTGAGTTCGCCGCAGACATGTTCAGGACGGGCAGGTTTTACCCGAACCCCAAGTCATTACTTTGTAGTGAGAAATACTGCGCACGCTACAAAAGCTGCCCATTTAAAGAGGAATAA
- a CDS encoding DUF6932 family protein: MSIPQMNEKGLLPVGVHSCTLDEAESVLCWNDHRASLWCKLGDVLNEFRAQSFPRAPLFVDGSYVTDKPIPSDVELLIDLRSADDLIAGKVVLYCQRNHLRLRTDMLVDFYPVLQGGNDFASFFQYVGEKTACTKGLEAKDKKGILRIDSW; encoded by the coding sequence ATGTCGATACCTCAAATGAATGAGAAAGGGCTTCTACCTGTCGGTGTACATTCGTGCACACTTGATGAGGCTGAATCAGTCTTGTGCTGGAATGATCACCGCGCAAGCCTATGGTGCAAACTTGGCGATGTGCTGAATGAATTCAGAGCCCAAAGTTTTCCGCGCGCCCCATTGTTTGTAGACGGTAGCTATGTTACCGATAAGCCGATACCATCCGATGTAGAGCTATTAATAGACCTGCGTAGCGCTGATGATCTGATTGCCGGAAAGGTGGTGCTATATTGTCAGCGTAATCATCTTCGCCTTCGCACTGATATGCTTGTAGATTTTTATCCGGTATTGCAAGGAGGTAATGACTTCGCGTCATTTTTTCAGTATGTTGGTGAAAAAACCGCGTGTACGAAAGGCCTTGAAGCAAAGGATAAAAAAGGTATTTTGAGGATAGATTCATGGTGA
- a CDS encoding helix-turn-helix domain-containing protein, whose protein sequence is MKKEIGLRIKAAREAAGLKLQQLSDLTGGQLSVSRISNFEQGLREPDAQTVMLLATKLGKTPCFLMFGSQSSNEISAPVPDMYRTSTTYQIVDQYSAAPPETQTAVDLLLAPLSERKLLSGTPVESVMTALEGLAMDGLQTIKNGGEKPTTSDLVKRKIG, encoded by the coding sequence ATGAAAAAAGAAATTGGATTACGCATCAAAGCCGCGAGAGAAGCTGCAGGGCTGAAACTCCAACAACTGTCTGATCTGACGGGAGGGCAGTTGTCGGTATCAAGGATTTCAAATTTTGAGCAAGGACTGCGCGAGCCGGATGCGCAAACTGTCATGCTGCTGGCGACCAAACTAGGAAAAACACCATGCTTCCTGATGTTTGGCAGTCAGTCGAGCAATGAGATCAGCGCTCCAGTACCAGACATGTACAGGACATCCACCACATATCAGATAGTGGATCAATATAGCGCCGCACCCCCTGAAACTCAGACGGCAGTTGATTTGTTGCTAGCACCGTTGAGTGAGCGAAAATTGCTCAGCGGAACACCAGTTGAATCAGTGATGACAGCCTTGGAGGGGTTGGCGATGGACGGTTTGCAGACTATAAAAAATGGAGGCGAAAAGCCGACCACGTCTGATCTGGTCAAACGGAAGATTGGTTGA
- a CDS encoding phage regulatory CII family protein, with amino-acid sequence MRRIAKQTHRALFLALQADAKEFPGGIRSIAESMGMNGTNLANGLNPDHDALPPSFGVVLEVIMLAQAKRAVFYLTQMVGQVPMDFEVLEPRSPAEAIALFLSLVEKVSAVLGHGSHAAKDGHFDAEERKALEPMLFALMQACGILLQAIKR; translated from the coding sequence GTGAGAAGAATTGCTAAACAGACACACCGCGCCCTATTCCTCGCGTTGCAGGCCGACGCAAAGGAGTTCCCTGGCGGCATTCGCTCTATCGCCGAATCAATGGGGATGAACGGAACCAATCTGGCCAATGGCCTGAACCCTGATCACGATGCCCTTCCCCCATCTTTCGGCGTGGTGCTCGAAGTCATCATGCTCGCGCAAGCAAAAAGAGCCGTTTTTTACCTGACCCAGATGGTTGGGCAAGTGCCGATGGATTTCGAAGTGCTGGAGCCCCGGTCACCGGCTGAAGCGATCGCATTGTTTCTGTCGTTGGTTGAGAAAGTATCTGCTGTGCTGGGCCATGGGTCGCATGCCGCAAAAGACGGGCATTTTGACGCCGAAGAGCGCAAAGCGCTTGAGCCTATGTTGTTTGCGCTGATGCAGGCCTGCGGCATTTTGTTGCAGGCGATCAAGCGATAG
- a CDS encoding DNA cytosine methyltransferase, translating into MTAYYNEIDKNAAAWLRELIADGQIAPGDVDESSIEYVKPDDLVGYTQCHFFAGIGGWSYALRLAGWPDDRPVWTGSCPCQPFSAAGKRKGVADERHLWPAWFHLIEQRRPPVVFGEQVESAIKHGWLDLVQDDLEGIGYAVGAVGLPAASIGAAHIRQRLWFVANAESKRQYRITGMPESSGRPIVATGSDTGFMGYAASNNEQRYRFSGSSHRQQEQTGRPGASVGMVYPFCERLEGYRRDGDSSDESGRVDTEQGGSVTETGAVSPVADPNGGNTGTERQQCGGEQRQLPENRVPGVVGDSDRNGREARSEAATSARHGGSVDSASDWHWIECRDGKFRPIEPGVFPLVNGLPRGVVPSSDPSAPGYANATSEARMMRLKGYGNAIHPELAAEFIRAAS; encoded by the coding sequence ATGACTGCCTATTACAACGAAATCGACAAAAACGCCGCCGCTTGGCTGCGAGAATTGATAGCAGACGGCCAGATCGCTCCGGGAGACGTTGATGAGAGCAGTATTGAATATGTCAAACCAGACGACCTTGTGGGATATACCCAATGTCACTTCTTTGCCGGGATCGGTGGCTGGAGCTATGCGCTTAGACTCGCCGGATGGCCGGATGATAGACCGGTCTGGACAGGAAGTTGTCCATGCCAACCGTTCAGCGCGGCAGGCAAAAGAAAAGGGGTTGCTGACGAGCGGCACCTATGGCCGGCCTGGTTTCACCTCATTGAGCAGCGTCGCCCTCCAGTCGTGTTTGGTGAGCAAGTTGAATCAGCGATTAAACATGGGTGGCTTGATCTTGTTCAAGATGATCTGGAAGGAATCGGTTACGCCGTCGGGGCGGTCGGTTTGCCTGCTGCGAGCATCGGCGCGGCGCATATCCGTCAGCGACTATGGTTCGTGGCCAACGCCGAGAGCAAACGACAATACCGGATCACAGGAATGCCCGAATCGTCAGGGCGGCCAATCGTTGCAACAGGCAGCGACACTGGCTTCATGGGCTACGCCGCGAGTAACAACGAACAACGGTATCGGTTCTCCGGATCGAGCCATAGACAACAAGAGCAGACTGGAAGACCAGGTGCATCTGTCGGGATGGTGTACCCCTTCTGCGAGAGACTGGAAGGATACCGCCGGGATGGCGACAGCAGCGACGAATCCGGACGGGTCGATACGGAACAGGGTGGATCAGTTACCGAGACAGGCGCAGTTAGCCCCGTGGCCGACCCCAATGGCGGGAACACCGGCACAGAACGGCAACAATGCGGCGGGGAACAACGACAGCTCCCGGAAAACCGTGTTCCTGGCGTCGTGGGCGACTCCGACCGTAACGGACGAGAGGCGCGGAGTGAAGCCGCCACGTCCGCACGACACGGGGGTTCCGTTGACTCAGCAAGTGACTGGCATTGGATCGAATGCCGAGACGGCAAGTTCCGCCCAATTGAACCCGGCGTTTTCCCGCTGGTTAATGGGCTACCCCGTGGAGTGGTGCCAAGCAGCGATCCGAGCGCACCGGGGTATGCCAACGCGACGAGCGAAGCGCGCATGATGCGGCTCAAGGGATATGGCAACGCGATTCACCCAGAGCTGGCGGCTGAATTTATCAGGGCTGCATCATGA
- a CDS encoding RusA family crossover junction endodeoxyribonuclease, protein MTTPQNKTIAFTVPGEPTAKGRARSTKSGRHYTPDKTARYENLVKIIASQAMSDAFPFTVSGVDEFSHKNDIERLFTGAVILTFRAFFSVPESWSAKKKKSCLLGEIYPTKKPDIDNIEKALLDGMNGVVWRDDVQVVDVIKSKRFGSPARVEVEVTAL, encoded by the coding sequence ATGACGACGCCACAAAACAAAACCATTGCATTCACTGTGCCGGGCGAACCCACAGCAAAGGGTAGGGCGCGCTCAACTAAATCCGGGCGTCATTACACGCCGGATAAAACAGCGCGTTACGAGAATCTGGTAAAAATTATTGCGAGCCAGGCTATGAGCGACGCCTTTCCATTCACTGTGTCAGGCGTTGATGAGTTTTCCCACAAAAACGATATAGAGCGCCTATTTACAGGCGCCGTCATCCTGACATTTCGCGCGTTTTTCTCAGTGCCAGAAAGTTGGAGCGCTAAAAAGAAAAAATCGTGTCTTCTCGGTGAGATTTACCCGACAAAAAAACCCGACATCGACAATATCGAAAAAGCGTTGCTGGACGGGATGAATGGCGTTGTGTGGCGCGATGATGTGCAGGTGGTCGATGTGATTAAAAGCAAGCGATTTGGAAGCCCCGCGCGCGTTGAGGTTGAGGTTACGGCGTTATGA
- a CDS encoding phosphoadenosine phosphosulfate reductase domain-containing protein: MSVLHVVSVSGGKDSDATLFLALNRYPKSRVIPCFADTGNEHDAVYEHLDYLEAALDIKIVRLKANFERQIARKRLFIARDQRTGRDDRGRKLRWSNKSKRRALEALHPTGNPYLDLCMWKGRFPSRKAQFCTQELKRDLLVNFQMDLVDAGHRVVSWQGVRRDESLNRRNAKLFERLNPRLYAYRPLVDWTAQQVFDYLRERRLIPNTLYKQGMSRVGCMPCINANKNEIAQIAARFPGHIQRIAEWERLVCAVSKRGFATFFNKELHTDKGNDQHVHATNCIESVVDYARTTRGGKQYGLFESHIDVSECASAYGLCE, translated from the coding sequence ATGAGCGTACTACACGTAGTTTCCGTTTCCGGAGGTAAAGACTCAGACGCAACTCTGTTCTTGGCGCTGAATCGATACCCGAAATCCCGAGTGATTCCATGTTTCGCCGACACCGGAAACGAACATGATGCTGTTTATGAGCATCTTGATTATCTTGAGGCCGCCCTCGATATAAAAATTGTGCGCCTGAAAGCGAATTTCGAGCGGCAGATCGCACGGAAGCGTCTGTTTATTGCTCGCGACCAGCGCACCGGTCGCGATGACCGGGGGCGCAAGTTGCGGTGGAGCAATAAGAGCAAGCGTCGCGCGCTGGAAGCATTGCACCCCACAGGAAACCCTTATCTCGATCTGTGTATGTGGAAAGGACGCTTTCCTTCCAGGAAAGCTCAGTTTTGCACGCAAGAGTTGAAGCGTGATTTGCTGGTCAACTTCCAAATGGACTTAGTAGACGCGGGTCATCGCGTAGTGAGCTGGCAAGGAGTCCGACGCGATGAATCGCTCAATCGGCGCAATGCAAAATTGTTCGAGCGCCTGAACCCACGCTTATACGCCTATCGCCCGCTTGTTGATTGGACAGCACAACAGGTTTTCGACTATCTGCGAGAGCGAAGACTAATCCCCAATACCCTCTATAAACAAGGCATGAGCCGCGTCGGCTGTATGCCCTGCATTAACGCCAACAAAAACGAAATCGCACAAATAGCCGCGCGTTTCCCAGGGCACATACAGCGCATTGCGGAGTGGGAGCGTCTTGTTTGCGCTGTCAGCAAGCGCGGCTTTGCGACATTTTTCAACAAGGAATTGCATACCGATAAAGGCAATGATCAGCATGTGCATGCCACTAACTGTATTGAATCGGTTGTCGACTATGCGCGCACTACCCGAGGCGGAAAGCAATACGGTCTGTTTGAGTCGCATATTGATGTAAGTGAGTGTGCATCAGCTTATGGGTTGTGCGAATGA
- a CDS encoding MmcB family DNA repair protein: MTINHTHNQLIDDLAAHLRGTTNRLVWTDMQLGPAGSPRPDLFTLDKSYSKFLPLAYEIKVTLSDFRRDITAGKWQSYLKYASGVYFAVPQGLVSRDDIPPGCGLIVRTETGWRSLRKPTLQHKESLPHAAWMKLVLDGCDRSATDLRLRSGSTYRANREIQRKFGERVAAALSDRDRAESNLKQEQAILESRLQDLRDSHEKNRLKLIDEIRREDAIGVRAHTELATALGLSPDADVYTIRQAAHSAARRLDANSEIAALRNVLSRTKIALDDALRRDPLLSMEQE, from the coding sequence ATGACCATCAATCACACCCACAACCAGCTCATCGACGATTTGGCAGCGCATCTACGCGGCACAACAAATCGTCTTGTTTGGACGGACATGCAGCTCGGCCCCGCAGGATCGCCGCGCCCCGACCTGTTTACGCTTGATAAATCGTACTCAAAATTCCTGCCCCTGGCATACGAGATCAAGGTAACGTTATCTGACTTCAGGCGAGATATTACTGCCGGAAAATGGCAGTCGTATCTCAAATATGCCAGCGGGGTTTATTTCGCTGTGCCGCAAGGATTAGTGTCTCGCGACGACATACCGCCCGGATGCGGGCTGATTGTGCGCACTGAGACCGGCTGGCGGAGTCTGCGCAAGCCGACACTCCAGCATAAAGAAAGCTTGCCACACGCAGCATGGATGAAACTTGTGCTCGACGGTTGCGATCGATCAGCAACTGATTTACGGCTGAGATCAGGATCAACGTATCGAGCAAACAGGGAAATACAACGCAAATTTGGCGAGCGTGTTGCCGCAGCCCTATCCGACAGAGATAGGGCTGAATCAAACCTGAAGCAAGAACAAGCCATTCTTGAATCCAGATTGCAGGATTTGCGCGACAGCCACGAGAAAAACCGCCTGAAGTTAATCGACGAGATCAGACGGGAAGATGCCATCGGCGTACGCGCCCATACTGAGCTGGCTACTGCGTTGGGTCTGAGTCCGGATGCTGACGTGTACACCATTAGGCAGGCCGCACACAGCGCTGCAAGGCGTCTTGATGCAAACAGCGAGATAGCCGCCCTAAGAAATGTTTTGTCGCGTACAAAAATCGCTCTGGATGATGCGCTGAGGCGCGATCCACTGCTGTCTATGGAGCAAGAATGA
- a CDS encoding DUF2283 domain-containing protein, translated as MKLSYDAETDSLYIHISDSQAADSDEVADDVVLDFSTDGTLVGIDIQHASQKTDIQSIVVSNLPLRELQAA; from the coding sequence ATGAAACTAAGTTACGATGCTGAAACCGATTCGCTCTATATCCATATTTCTGATTCACAGGCAGCGGATTCTGACGAAGTAGCCGATGATGTGGTATTGGACTTTTCCACTGATGGCACTTTGGTGGGTATTGATATACAACATGCCAGCCAGAAAACGGATATTCAATCCATTGTGGTATCGAATCTTCCGCTACGCGAATTACAGGCGGCTTGA
- a CDS encoding Rha family transcriptional regulator gives MNTITQVTPEIRLHDGKAVTTSIAVAQYFTKTHDNVLKKIRSLITQLSPDDCAVTFNETVIDVVVPASGGTRKDPAYEITKRGFTLLAMGFTGEKALQFKLRYIDAFEAMEAQLSPTQIKKRLRRSVAQHPALPPSRRIRSRDDLSFTKRDTEGRLINWIVQSPVNSWHEHHGIGEIWFNEIVELARHSPEDAYIAMKCAGPALMRYSGSGHADGFFDRMARWALSAILTQDAPDLPFQCLQMGMAPLVGMDSFLEKAAPNELEFKSIVSRLRDPDLRIDNELISEIGRACLEVLVKRAQGGNH, from the coding sequence ATGAATACCATTACCCAAGTCACGCCCGAAATCCGTCTGCACGATGGAAAAGCCGTCACTACGTCAATTGCTGTCGCTCAATATTTCACCAAGACGCACGACAACGTACTCAAAAAAATCCGTTCACTGATAACTCAGTTATCGCCCGACGACTGTGCCGTTACTTTTAACGAGACAGTAATCGACGTTGTCGTGCCAGCCAGCGGTGGAACCCGCAAAGACCCCGCCTACGAAATAACCAAACGCGGCTTCACCCTACTGGCAATGGGATTCACCGGCGAGAAAGCGCTGCAATTCAAACTGCGTTACATCGACGCCTTCGAGGCGATGGAAGCGCAATTGTCGCCAACCCAAATAAAAAAGCGCCTCCGCCGCTCCGTAGCCCAACACCCCGCACTGCCTCCATCGCGTCGTATACGCAGCCGAGACGATCTGAGCTTTACCAAGCGCGACACAGAGGGGAGATTAATCAACTGGATAGTGCAAAGTCCGGTCAACAGCTGGCACGAACACCACGGAATCGGAGAAATCTGGTTCAACGAAATCGTCGAACTAGCGCGCCATAGCCCAGAGGATGCCTATATCGCCATGAAGTGCGCAGGGCCCGCGCTGATGCGTTATTCCGGGTCAGGCCATGCCGACGGCTTCTTTGACCGCATGGCGCGCTGGGCGCTGTCCGCAATCCTGACGCAGGACGCGCCCGATCTACCGTTCCAGTGTCTGCAGATGGGCATGGCGCCCCTGGTGGGAATGGATAGCTTTCTGGAGAAAGCAGCACCTAATGAACTCGAATTTAAATCCATCGTCAGCCGCTTGCGTGACCCTGATTTACGGATTGATAACGAACTCATTTCTGAAATTGGCAGAGCCTGTCTTGAGGTTCTCGTTAAACGTGCGCAAGGGGGAAACCATTAA
- a CDS encoding YdaU family protein produces the protein MNYFPFHIGDYISSTRHLTWDEDCAYRRLMDVYYTTEKPLPLDERKLFRLVLASTDAQREAVSVVIEEFFTKTDGGWVNKRADSEIASMREKQSEHEIRSAHERDRMSRHRERRSEMFSALREVGVVPAWDISMKELQRLFGENCEDLSSDEPETHLKREQAVAGSLPATAIPIPTPIPTPVIKEKRVSAPPERTRAKKNLVTAINENFEPSEAVLSWYARQGYTEPIAAHVDSFVNKCKAKNYRYADWDAAFRNAITDDWARSRTRKVNESGKNPMQINSGFAEKYAGIGQTGASDER, from the coding sequence ATGAACTATTTTCCATTCCACATCGGCGACTACATCAGTTCCACGCGGCATTTGACGTGGGACGAAGACTGCGCCTATCGACGGCTGATGGATGTTTATTACACGACTGAAAAGCCGCTACCACTTGATGAAAGGAAACTGTTCAGACTCGTGCTTGCGTCTACCGACGCGCAACGGGAAGCGGTTTCAGTTGTGATAGAGGAGTTTTTTACTAAAACAGATGGTGGATGGGTTAATAAGCGAGCGGATTCCGAAATAGCGTCTATGCGCGAAAAACAATCTGAACACGAGATTCGCTCGGCCCATGAGCGCGACAGAATGTCCAGGCACAGAGAGCGCAGATCTGAAATGTTTTCCGCCCTGCGCGAAGTCGGAGTTGTTCCCGCCTGGGATATATCCATGAAGGAGTTGCAGCGTTTATTCGGCGAGAACTGTGAGGATTTATCGTCTGATGAACCTGAAACGCACCTGAAACGCGAACAGGCCGTTGCAGGTTCACTACCTGCAACGGCTATACCAATACCAACACCAATACCAACACCAGTAATAAAAGAAAAGAGAGTATCCGCTCCTCCGGAGCGGACGCGCGCGAAAAAAAATTTGGTAACGGCGATCAATGAAAATTTCGAGCCTTCCGAAGCCGTGTTGTCGTGGTATGCACGTCAGGGTTACACCGAGCCGATAGCTGCCCATGTCGATTCATTCGTGAACAAATGCAAGGCAAAAAACTACCGATACGCAGACTGGGACGCGGCATTCCGCAATGCAATTACGGATGACTGGGCGAGGTCTCGAACGAGGAAAGTCAATGAGTCAGGAAAAAACCCGATGCAAATCAATTCAGGATTTGCTGAAAAATATGCCGGAATTGGACAAACCGGCGCCAGCGATGAGCGCTGA
- a CDS encoding ATP-binding protein, whose amino-acid sequence MSAEELMMQVAEISRKAAQTLADERKANRQRHITEMLRRSALPRRFSGARMMDCKRTQAPAYAQAREFISGFRARLETGSGMVVWGDVGTGKTHLVCAIANELIAQGHSAMYCTALEAVTLVKSTWKRGSNGLTEYDVYGRFGDPELLIMDEIGVQMGSDFERMVLTSIADTRSRNCMPTIIVSNLDLSGIYELIGERMFDRLVGFDAKIVRMEGRSLRLNTVAA is encoded by the coding sequence ATGAGCGCTGAAGAGTTGATGATGCAAGTCGCTGAAATCAGCAGAAAAGCTGCGCAAACGCTCGCTGATGAACGTAAAGCGAACCGGCAGCGCCATATCACCGAAATGCTGAGGCGATCCGCGTTACCGCGAAGATTCTCCGGTGCGCGCATGATGGACTGCAAGAGAACTCAAGCTCCAGCCTATGCGCAAGCTCGTGAATTTATTTCTGGTTTTCGCGCCCGCCTTGAGACGGGGTCAGGGATGGTTGTCTGGGGTGATGTCGGAACCGGGAAAACACATCTGGTTTGCGCCATAGCCAACGAGCTGATTGCTCAAGGCCACTCTGCAATGTACTGCACGGCGCTGGAGGCGGTAACCCTGGTGAAATCAACATGGAAGCGCGGCAGCAATGGGTTAACAGAATACGATGTATACGGTCGATTCGGTGACCCTGAGTTGCTGATTATGGACGAAATTGGGGTGCAAATGGGATCTGATTTTGAACGCATGGTTTTGACCAGCATTGCCGATACCCGCAGCAGAAACTGCATGCCAACGATCATCGTATCGAACCTGGATTTATCGGGAATTTATGAGCTGATCGGTGAGCGCATGTTTGATCGACTGGTTGGGTTTGACGCGAAGATTGTGCGGATGGAAGGTAGATCACTGCGCCTGAATACGGTTGCGGCCTGA
- a CDS encoding DUF1367 family protein: MRVFAIKSPSGALIPHGDEAAELFRSLKVGHPVSVEIKRPRNYRFHKKMFALFKLAFDVWEPGELKYKGIVVEKEFNRFRKDMTILAGFCKPVYCINSEVRLEAESLSYSGMDADRFDLVYRAVRNVVWKHVLQHAGYRSEAEVDRVVNELMGFD, from the coding sequence ATGCGCGTTTTCGCCATCAAATCACCCTCAGGTGCGCTGATACCGCACGGCGATGAAGCTGCGGAACTGTTCAGGTCGCTAAAGGTCGGCCACCCGGTTTCCGTTGAGATCAAGCGCCCAAGGAACTACCGGTTTCACAAGAAGATGTTCGCGCTGTTCAAGCTGGCATTCGATGTGTGGGAGCCGGGTGAACTGAAATACAAGGGCATTGTTGTCGAGAAGGAATTCAACCGGTTTCGGAAGGATATGACCATATTGGCCGGGTTTTGCAAGCCGGTGTACTGCATCAACAGCGAGGTGCGCCTGGAAGCCGAAAGCCTGTCGTATTCCGGCATGGACGCTGACCGGTTCGATCTGGTTTACCGCGCAGTGCGGAATGTCGTCTGGAAGCATGTGCTACAGCACGCCGGTTATCGCAGTGAAGCGGAAGTTGACCGTGTTGTGAATGAGTTGATGGGGTTTGATTGA
- a CDS encoding Ref family recombination enhancement nuclease produces the protein MSTAAEKRYMAQVAALGCAICRRLGLGVTPAQVHHPRADAGMGQRASDFDTIPLCPYHHTGDGGFHALGPVRFAAEYGVTERELTEQTRRDVEQANTDARLW, from the coding sequence ATGAGCACAGCCGCCGAAAAACGCTACATGGCGCAAGTAGCGGCGCTGGGATGCGCGATATGCCGGCGGCTTGGTTTGGGGGTGACGCCGGCGCAAGTGCATCACCCGCGGGCAGATGCGGGCATGGGGCAACGGGCCAGCGACTTCGACACGATACCGCTTTGTCCCTATCACCATACCGGGGACGGCGGGTTTCATGCGCTGGGGCCTGTTCGGTTTGCGGCGGAGTACGGGGTTACGGAGCGCGAGTTGACGGAGCAGACGCGGCGGGATGTCGAGCAAGCGAATACCGATGCGCGGTTGTGGTAG
- a CDS encoding helix-turn-helix domain-containing protein: protein MNDTAIPEASGPVNQGTITGVINRNHKKPQLRKAVSYHGATIKEERRELVRTFGERMRAARELCNLTQSEAARRLGYGNSSKLAKIENSSDTNSIPFLLIRRAAKVYEVSADYLLGAADDWETDARMTQERATSAWLMDAWENTRRRDLETLRKLHDKFSNMERCIVAMVAAGHDAEQAILRFSELNPTFEDEMRGGAKLITAIGDISDITRYAEEVMRRFRIECIATKQTDMFNSSWQQNLN, encoded by the coding sequence ATGAATGACACGGCGATTCCAGAAGCTTCAGGACCGGTTAATCAGGGTACGATAACCGGCGTTATCAATCGCAACCATAAAAAACCGCAGCTCAGGAAGGCGGTTTCATACCACGGAGCAACGATAAAGGAAGAGCGTCGCGAGTTGGTTCGAACCTTCGGTGAACGCATGCGAGCGGCTCGCGAGCTATGCAATCTGACGCAAAGCGAGGCGGCCAGACGCTTGGGGTATGGAAACTCATCGAAGCTCGCAAAAATTGAAAATTCGTCCGACACCAATTCAATTCCGTTCCTGCTGATCAGGCGCGCCGCCAAGGTTTATGAGGTTTCCGCCGATTATCTGCTCGGCGCGGCCGATGATTGGGAGACGGACGCACGAATGACTCAAGAGCGGGCCACTTCCGCTTGGCTCATGGATGCTTGGGAAAACACGCGGCGGCGTGACTTGGAAACCCTGCGAAAATTGCATGACAAGTTTTCGAATATGGAGCGCTGCATTGTCGCAATGGTGGCCGCTGGCCATGACGCAGAGCAAGCGATACTCCGGTTCAGTGAGTTGAACCCCACGTTCGAGGACGAGATGCGTGGCGGCGCCAAACTGATAACGGCTATCGGCGACATATCGGATATTACCCGGTATGCCGAAGAGGTTATGCGCAGGTTCCGCATTGAGTGTATAGCCACCAAGCAAACGGACATGTTCAACTCGTCATGGCAGCAAAACCTAAACTAA